In Chloroflexota bacterium, one DNA window encodes the following:
- a CDS encoding ABC transporter permease has protein sequence MRALFLKAYRDLTKRRLRSLLTIGAIAIGVAGMVAIVSTAQNLTRAQAAAYLNASQADITFWVWDAPPAAARALEEIPNVAAAELRNNTFAKCKWNGAFRDVYLIGVNFTETRVNQIRLLDRVPNVGEFVAETSVRNLFPLAVGDTISCRAGDGSQRALTLAGFAQSPNYPTAIILDFATVYANRTDVARLLGIGGANEALIKVNDIGKARETAETVVRLLDRRGISHNAPTVRDPQNYLGKRELDALFVLLSVFSGVGLVTSGFLVANTLAAMTTEQVGEIGTVKAIGGTRWQVLTIYLIASAMYGVIGTLIGIALGALASWRLLAYIGALLNLESNFVASPEGIALGAGVGIGVTILAGLIPSLAATGIRVKDALDAYGITSTYGRGWSDRLVQKLVALPPLAAMSLRNLARRKARSLVTTLVIAVAVAASLSAQTTSASVDAAIDGLFTTFHADAWAWLNQWVGSNFAANFRAQEGVRAAEVWSLTDGWAETSRVRVWGLPADTQLYAPRLVAGRWLNADDYDAVIASTDLARERHLQIDDTLEIEIGEARRAFRIVGIVIDNSIFLGSRVAGKVFLSEKVVEKMQDREGWATFFALGFDASDPATVEKRLGELSTRFKQYQMGSGSAYRETRAAKEQTRILTLALYAMSLIIGALGALGVVNTLTLNVLERRREIGVLRSMGAEDKNLVQVFLTEGIAMGLGGWMLGLLIGYPLGQLLLNLMQAVLFHIDYIFTPTMMLASLAFALILAMIASLAPALAAARMRVGQVLRYE, from the coding sequence ATGCGCGCTCTGTTCCTCAAAGCATATCGCGATTTGACTAAACGCCGTTTGCGTTCGCTCCTCACGATTGGCGCGATTGCAATCGGCGTTGCTGGTATGGTCGCGATTGTTTCGACCGCGCAAAACCTCACGCGCGCGCAAGCCGCCGCGTATCTGAACGCCTCGCAAGCCGACATCACTTTCTGGGTCTGGGACGCGCCGCCCGCCGCCGCGCGCGCGCTCGAAGAAATTCCAAATGTGGCGGCGGCGGAACTGCGGAACAACACGTTTGCCAAGTGCAAATGGAATGGCGCGTTCCGCGATGTCTATCTCATCGGCGTCAACTTTACCGAGACGCGCGTCAATCAAATTCGTCTGCTCGATCGCGTCCCGAACGTTGGCGAGTTCGTCGCGGAGACGAGCGTGCGTAATCTGTTTCCGCTTGCCGTCGGCGATACGATTTCGTGCCGCGCCGGCGATGGCTCGCAGCGCGCGCTCACGCTCGCCGGGTTCGCGCAAAGCCCGAATTATCCGACCGCGATCATTCTCGATTTCGCGACCGTGTACGCGAATCGTACGGACGTGGCGCGCTTGCTGGGCATCGGCGGCGCGAACGAGGCGCTCATCAAAGTGAACGACATTGGTAAAGCGCGCGAGACCGCCGAAACCGTGGTGCGTTTGCTCGACCGGCGCGGCATCAGCCACAACGCGCCGACGGTTCGCGATCCGCAAAATTATCTCGGCAAGCGCGAACTCGACGCGCTCTTCGTTCTGCTTTCCGTTTTTTCCGGCGTCGGTTTGGTGACGAGCGGCTTTCTCGTCGCGAACACGCTCGCCGCGATGACGACGGAACAGGTCGGCGAAATCGGCACGGTCAAAGCGATTGGCGGGACGCGTTGGCAGGTGCTCACCATTTACCTGATCGCGTCGGCGATGTACGGCGTCATCGGTACGCTCATCGGTATCGCGCTCGGCGCGCTCGCAAGTTGGCGATTGCTCGCGTACATCGGCGCGCTGCTCAACCTCGAAAGTAATTTTGTCGCGTCGCCCGAAGGCATCGCGCTCGGCGCGGGCGTCGGCATCGGCGTGACGATTCTTGCCGGGTTGATTCCCTCGCTTGCGGCGACCGGCATTCGCGTCAAAGACGCGCTCGACGCGTACGGCATTACCTCGACGTATGGACGCGGGTGGAGTGATCGCCTGGTGCAAAAACTCGTCGCGTTGCCGCCGCTCGCCGCGATGTCGTTGCGAAATCTCGCGCGACGCAAAGCGCGTTCGCTCGTGACGACGCTCGTCATCGCGGTCGCGGTTGCCGCGTCACTGTCCGCGCAAACCACGAGTGCGTCGGTGGACGCGGCGATTGACGGATTGTTCACGACGTTTCACGCGGACGCATGGGCGTGGCTCAATCAATGGGTCGGATCGAATTTCGCCGCGAATTTTCGCGCGCAAGAGGGCGTGCGCGCGGCGGAAGTCTGGTCGCTCACCGATGGTTGGGCGGAGACGAGTCGCGTGCGGGTCTGGGGCTTGCCCGCGGACACGCAACTCTACGCGCCGCGTTTGGTCGCCGGACGCTGGCTCAACGCGGACGATTACGATGCGGTCATTGCGTCCACCGACCTCGCGCGGGAACGTCATTTGCAAATTGACGATACACTCGAAATCGAAATTGGCGAAGCGCGGCGCGCATTTCGCATTGTCGGCATCGTGATTGACAACAGTATTTTTCTCGGCAGTCGCGTTGCGGGCAAGGTATTTCTTTCGGAGAAAGTCGTCGAAAAGATGCAAGACCGCGAGGGTTGGGCAACATTTTTCGCGCTTGGTTTTGACGCGTCTGATCCGGCGACGGTCGAGAAACGCTTGGGCGAACTCTCGACGCGGTTCAAGCAATATCAGATGGGGAGCGGCTCGGCGTATCGCGAGACGCGCGCGGCGAAAGAACAGACGCGCATCTTGACGCTCGCGCTGTACGCGATGTCGTTGATTATCGGCGCGCTCGGCGCGCTCGGTGTGGTGAACACGTTGACGTTGAACGTGCTCGAACGTCGCCGCGAGATCGGTGTCTTGCGTTCGATGGGCGCGGAAGACAAAAATCTCGTCCAGGTTTTTTTAACCGAAGGGATTGCAATGGGGCTGGGTGGTTGGATGCTTGGGTTGTTGATCGGTTATCCGCTCGGGCAACTGTTACTCAACTTGATGCAAGCTGTGCTCTTTCACATTGATTACATTTTTACGCCGACGATGATGCTGGCAAGTTTGGCGTTCGCGCTGATTCTCGCGATGATCGCGAGTCTCGCGCCCGCGCTTGCCGCCGCGCGTATGCGCGTGGGGCAGGTGTTGCGGTATGAGTGA
- a CDS encoding thioredoxin domain-containing protein: MEQNYVSTGKVKFVYQHMAILGAESEWSAVASECAGEQSKFWEYHDKLFQSQSGENRGAFAKANLKRFAVELGLDAPKFNACLDADKYLAKVRAETAAAQKLGFTGTPSFTINGQQVVGAQPYEQFERIINVFLKK, encoded by the coding sequence ATTGAACAGAATTACGTCAGCACCGGCAAAGTCAAATTTGTATACCAGCACATGGCGATTCTCGGCGCGGAATCCGAATGGTCGGCGGTCGCATCGGAATGCGCGGGCGAGCAGTCCAAGTTCTGGGAATATCACGACAAATTATTTCAGAGTCAGAGCGGCGAGAATCGCGGCGCGTTCGCGAAAGCCAACTTGAAACGGTTCGCGGTTGAACTGGGTCTCGACGCGCCGAAATTCAACGCGTGTCTCGACGCGGACAAGTATCTCGCCAAAGTGCGCGCGGAAACTGCCGCCGCCCAAAAACTCGGTTTCACTGGCACGCCCTCGTTCACGATCAACGGACAACAGGTCGTCGGCGCACAGCCGTACGAACAATTCGAACGAATCATCAATGTCTTTTTGAAGAAATGA
- a CDS encoding ribonuclease HII, which produces MTKPTPSLKFENVLWSCGLVHIAGLDEVGRGAWAGPVVAGAVILPRDISRRALPGVRDSKLLSPRQRAALVAPIRDHACACATGLATRDEIDELGIVPATRLAMTRALDALGLAPDALLIDALALPARNEPQTSIIRGDQQSLSIACASILAKVTRDEMMIALDAQIPGYGFARHKGYGTVLHRAALATLGVSREHRVSFVPVNRRASF; this is translated from the coding sequence ATGACAAAACCCACTCCCTCACTCAAATTTGAAAACGTGCTCTGGTCGTGCGGACTTGTGCACATTGCCGGGTTGGACGAAGTTGGACGGGGCGCGTGGGCGGGTCCCGTCGTTGCCGGCGCGGTGATTCTGCCGCGCGACATTTCGCGCCGCGCGCTCCCCGGCGTGCGCGATTCCAAACTGCTCTCGCCGCGCCAACGCGCCGCGCTCGTCGCGCCGATTCGCGATCACGCATGCGCGTGCGCGACCGGTCTCGCGACGCGCGACGAGATTGACGAACTCGGCATCGTCCCTGCGACGCGCCTCGCGATGACGCGCGCGCTCGACGCGCTCGGACTCGCGCCGGACGCGTTGCTGATTGACGCGCTCGCGTTGCCAGCGCGCAACGAACCGCAGACCTCGATCATTCGCGGCGATCAACAATCGCTCTCGATCGCGTGCGCGTCCATTCTTGCCAAAGTGACGCGCGACGAAATGATGATCGCGCTCGACGCGCAAATTCCAGGGTACGGCTTCGCGCGGCACAAAGGGTACGGCACCGTACTGCATCGCGCCGCGCTCGCGACGCTCGGCGTGTCGCGCGAGCATCGGGTTAGTTTCGTGCCGGTGAATCGTAGAGCAAGTTTCTAA
- a CDS encoding HD domain-containing protein, translating to MSDWLTHLREDLIAITTTAAREHWSGPTHDAPPYFNYRFEHVRQVERDALSLLETVGGDEEVVLASVWLHDRFKPQYGGDHHALRAAEWASAHLASYNFPVDKIARVEFAVANHSNPPRTLPDNEHDARVLWDADKLSKIGPSNMIAFLLGASAFPHKPNTYPSIAQRLVESLSRDETGIDAFYFEPSRAWANERVCAKRAFCAALLRELEPR from the coding sequence ATGTCCGATTGGCTCACCCACCTGCGCGAGGATTTGATCGCGATCACGACGACCGCCGCGCGTGAACACTGGAGCGGACCGACGCACGACGCGCCACCGTACTTTAACTATCGGTTCGAACACGTGCGCCAGGTTGAACGCGATGCGCTCAGCTTGCTCGAAACAGTGGGCGGCGACGAAGAGGTGGTGCTCGCATCCGTGTGGTTGCACGATCGCTTCAAGCCCCAGTATGGCGGCGATCATCACGCATTGCGCGCCGCCGAGTGGGCGAGCGCGCATCTCGCGTCGTACAATTTTCCGGTAGACAAGATTGCGCGCGTGGAATTCGCGGTGGCGAATCATTCGAATCCGCCGCGCACGTTACCAGACAACGAGCACGACGCGCGCGTGTTGTGGGACGCGGACAAATTGTCCAAGATCGGTCCCTCGAATATGATCGCGTTTCTTCTCGGTGCATCGGCTTTTCCACACAAGCCGAACACGTATCCCAGCATCGCGCAGCGTTTGGTCGAGAGTCTGTCGCGCGATGAAACCGGGATAGACGCGTTTTATTTCGAGCCATCGCGCGCGTGGGCGAACGAACGCGTGTGCGCCAAGCGCGCGTTTTGCGCCGCGCTCTTGCGCGAACTTGAACCGCGATGA
- the rplS gene encoding 50S ribosomal protein L19, with translation MDVVTAVGKHEPNPHIPQLAPGDRVRVHTRIVEGDRERIQVFIGTVMRLRKGKTVNASFTVRRIASHGIGVERTFLLASPRVEKVELQGHTHVRRAQLYYLRGRHGKAARLREKRTVEAPKTAAAAQPAEA, from the coding sequence ATGGATGTCGTAACCGCAGTTGGTAAACATGAACCGAATCCGCATATTCCACAGCTCGCGCCGGGCGACCGCGTGCGTGTGCACACGCGCATCGTCGAAGGCGACCGTGAACGTATCCAGGTTTTTATTGGCACCGTGATGCGTCTCCGCAAGGGCAAGACTGTGAATGCGAGTTTTACCGTTCGGCGCATCGCCTCGCACGGCATCGGTGTGGAGCGAACGTTCCTCCTCGCCTCGCCGCGTGTGGAAAAAGTGGAATTGCAGGGACACACACACGTGCGCCGCGCGCAATTGTATTATCTGCGCGGGCGTCACGGTAAAGCCGCTCGGCTCCGCGAAAAGCGAACCGTCGAAGCGCCGAAAACGGCAGCCGCAGCACAACCAGCCGAAGCGTAA
- a CDS encoding putative C-S lyase, with the protein MQYDFDRVIDRRNTDSSKWGFNASTFGDADLLSMWVADMDFESPAPVIEALHQRAAHGIFGYPTRPASYFEAIIGWMSKRHQWEIKREWITCVPGVVPALVLALRALTQPGDKVIVQQPVYHPFAHIVHNNGRQLVVNHLKLANGRYEMDHDELERLIDARTKALILCSPHNPVGRVWTRAELERLGEICVRRNVVILSDEIHHDLVFKAFKHIPTACISDAIAQNTLTFIAPSKTFNIPGLGAAAVITSNPRLRAQYNVEVENAALLVGNVFGNIALEAAYRYGAEWLDQLLDYLQGNFDFLIAFLRERIPQIKVICPEGTYLAWLDCRALGLSDAGLRDLFRKRAKLLLNDGAMFGAGGEGFYRMNLGCPRAVLAEALDRLARAIETA; encoded by the coding sequence GTGCAGTACGATTTTGATCGCGTGATTGATCGGCGTAACACGGATTCGAGCAAGTGGGGTTTTAACGCGAGCACGTTCGGCGATGCCGACTTGCTTTCGATGTGGGTCGCGGATATGGATTTCGAGTCGCCCGCGCCGGTGATCGAGGCGCTCCACCAACGCGCCGCGCACGGCATCTTTGGATACCCGACGCGTCCCGCTTCGTACTTTGAAGCGATCATCGGTTGGATGAGCAAGCGCCATCAGTGGGAGATCAAGCGCGAATGGATTACCTGTGTGCCCGGCGTCGTGCCCGCGCTCGTGCTCGCGCTGCGCGCGTTGACGCAACCGGGCGACAAGGTCATCGTGCAACAACCGGTCTATCACCCGTTCGCGCATATCGTGCACAACAACGGTAGACAACTCGTCGTCAATCACCTCAAGTTGGCGAACGGTCGTTACGAGATGGATCACGATGAACTCGAACGACTGATTGATGCGCGCACCAAAGCGTTGATCCTGTGTAGTCCGCACAACCCGGTCGGGCGTGTGTGGACGCGCGCGGAACTTGAACGTCTCGGCGAAATTTGTGTGCGCCGCAATGTCGTGATTCTTTCGGACGAAATTCATCACGACCTGGTTTTCAAAGCGTTCAAGCACATTCCGACCGCGTGCATCTCGGATGCCATCGCGCAGAACACGCTCACGTTCATCGCGCCGAGCAAAACGTTCAACATACCTGGGTTGGGCGCGGCGGCGGTGATTACATCGAACCCGCGCCTGCGCGCGCAGTACAACGTCGAGGTCGAAAACGCGGCGCTGTTAGTCGGTAACGTTTTCGGCAACATCGCGTTGGAAGCGGCGTATCGCTACGGCGCCGAGTGGCTCGATCAATTGCTCGATTACCTTCAAGGCAACTTTGATTTTCTGATCGCGTTTCTGCGCGAACGCATTCCGCAGATCAAGGTGATTTGTCCAGAAGGCACGTATCTCGCGTGGCTCGACTGTCGCGCATTAGGTTTGAGCGATGCAGGTCTGCGCGATCTGTTCCGCAAACGCGCGAAACTCTTGCTGAACGACGGCGCGATGTTCGGCGCAGGCGGCGAAGGTTTTTATCGCATGAATCTCGGTTGTCCGCGCGCGGTGCTCGCCGAAGCGCTCGATCGCCTCGCCCGCGCAATCGAGACGGCGTAG
- the trmD gene encoding tRNA (guanosine(37)-N1)-methyltransferase TrmD yields MRFDIFTLFPEMFAGIFDESILKRAREANLLEIALHDVRDHATGKHHVTDDYPYAGGGGMVMKPDPIFASVESVLGDARPPIILLTPQGRVFTQQIAFELAQQPRVALICGHYEGVDERVREHLVTDEISIGDYVLTGGEIPAMVIVDAVARLIPGALGDPAAPLKDSHASGLLEGPHYTRPAEFRGWRVPDALLSGNHAQITIWRRREALRRTFQRRPDLLRGVELSESDRAFLRDLGWNET; encoded by the coding sequence ATGCGTTTTGACATTTTCACACTGTTCCCGGAAATGTTCGCTGGGATTTTCGACGAAAGTATTTTGAAACGCGCACGCGAAGCGAACCTGCTTGAAATTGCGTTGCACGATGTTCGCGATCATGCGACCGGCAAACATCACGTCACCGACGATTATCCGTACGCGGGCGGCGGCGGGATGGTGATGAAGCCCGATCCGATTTTCGCGTCCGTCGAATCCGTCTTGGGCGACGCGCGTCCGCCGATTATTTTGTTGACACCCCAGGGACGCGTGTTCACTCAGCAGATCGCGTTCGAACTCGCGCAACAGCCGCGCGTCGCGTTGATCTGCGGACATTACGAAGGTGTGGACGAACGCGTGCGCGAGCATCTCGTCACCGACGAAATCTCAATTGGCGATTACGTGCTGACCGGCGGCGAAATCCCGGCAATGGTGATCGTGGATGCGGTCGCGCGCTTGATTCCCGGCGCGCTCGGCGATCCCGCCGCGCCGCTCAAAGATTCGCACGCGTCCGGCTTGCTCGAAGGACCGCACTATACGCGCCCCGCCGAGTTTCGCGGGTGGCGCGTGCCGGACGCGTTGCTCTCCGGCAACCACGCGCAGATAACGATCTGGCGTCGCCGCGAAGCGTTGCGCCGCACCTTTCAACGTCGTCCCGATTTGCTGCGCGGTGTAGAACTGTCCGAATCCGATCGCGCATTTTTGCGAGACCTGGGATGGAATGAGACGTGA
- a CDS encoding response regulator — translation MANEKILIIDRDDETANAMQLPLDAEGYRVFRAANGDTGLQMIQQVKPDLIILDALTDVTAGGNRVSLTLRNPTPGSEYMAYRNTPIIMLSAIHSGTALRTNPADDYLPDVPSIAKTAGPETLLEQVRQHLKTRP, via the coding sequence ATGGCAAACGAGAAAATCTTGATCATTGACCGCGATGACGAGACCGCGAACGCGATGCAATTGCCGCTCGATGCCGAAGGGTATCGCGTGTTTCGCGCGGCGAACGGCGATACGGGATTGCAAATGATCCAACAGGTCAAACCCGACCTCATCATCCTCGACGCGCTGACCGATGTAACGGCAGGAGGAAATCGCGTGAGTCTCACGTTGCGCAATCCGACCCCAGGTTCCGAGTACATGGCGTATCGCAACACGCCGATCATCATGCTCAGCGCGATTCATTCCGGCACCGCGTTGCGGACAAATCCGGCAGATGATTACTTACCGGATGTGCCGTCCATCGCCAAAACGGCTGGTCCGGAAACATTGCTCGAACAAGTCCGCCAGCATCTCAAGACACGTCCCTGA
- a CDS encoding glycerate kinase — protein sequence MNNLAALRSSALAIFHAALATADARAAVHRAMQRDGNRLIVDGRAYDLARMRRVFVIGFGKASAAMAQAAEAILGDKLVDGAVSVKYEHTAPLKKIELTEAGHPLPDANSLLGAEKILALLRTTTPDDLVICVISGGGSALLESLVAGVTLDDLRATTDALLRAGATINELNTLRKHISQVKGGQLARHSNAPIIALILSDVLGSPLDTIASGPTAPDTTTFADARAVIEQRGVRDQLPACVVAHIERGARGEIADTPKAGDAVFARAQNVIIADNAIACDAAIQAARERGFNALLLSTFMQGEAREVAKVLAAIAKEIAQSSRPLARPACLIAGGETTVTVRGNGKGGRNQELVLAAAIDIAGMPDVCVLCGGTDGTDGPTDAAGALADGETIARAQAHGLDARDFLARNDAYHFFKPLDDLLITGPTNTNLNDVIIVLMR from the coding sequence GTGAACAATCTTGCCGCACTCCGTTCCTCCGCGCTCGCCATTTTCCACGCCGCGCTCGCCACCGCCGACGCGCGCGCGGCAGTCCATCGCGCGATGCAGCGCGACGGCAATCGCTTGATCGTGGATGGACGCGCGTATGATCTTGCGCGCATGCGCCGTGTCTTTGTTATCGGTTTTGGCAAGGCGAGCGCGGCGATGGCGCAAGCCGCCGAAGCGATCCTGGGTGACAAACTTGTGGACGGCGCGGTTAGCGTCAAGTACGAACACACCGCGCCACTGAAAAAAATCGAATTGACTGAAGCCGGGCACCCACTACCGGACGCGAATTCCCTACTCGGCGCGGAAAAAATTCTCGCTCTATTGCGCACCACGACGCCGGACGATTTGGTGATCTGCGTGATTTCCGGCGGCGGCTCGGCTCTGCTCGAATCGCTCGTCGCCGGGGTGACGCTCGACGATTTGCGCGCGACGACGGACGCGCTCTTGCGCGCCGGCGCGACGATCAACGAACTGAACACGTTGCGTAAACATATTTCGCAAGTCAAGGGCGGACAACTCGCGCGCCATTCGAATGCGCCAATCATCGCGTTGATTCTCTCGGACGTGCTCGGCTCGCCGCTCGATACGATTGCGTCCGGACCGACCGCGCCGGATACGACGACATTCGCGGACGCGCGCGCGGTCATCGAGCAACGCGGCGTGCGCGATCAACTGCCCGCGTGCGTCGTCGCACACATCGAGCGGGGCGCGCGCGGCGAGATTGCAGACACGCCGAAAGCCGGCGACGCGGTTTTCGCGCGTGCGCAAAACGTCATCATCGCGGACAATGCAATTGCGTGTGATGCCGCGATCCAAGCCGCGCGCGAACGCGGGTTCAACGCGTTATTGCTCTCGACGTTTATGCAAGGCGAAGCGCGCGAGGTTGCCAAGGTGCTCGCCGCAATCGCGAAAGAGATCGCGCAGTCGTCGCGCCCGCTCGCGCGACCGGCGTGCCTCATCGCCGGCGGCGAGACGACCGTGACGGTGCGCGGCAATGGCAAGGGCGGACGCAACCAAGAACTCGTGCTCGCGGCGGCGATAGACATCGCGGGAATGCCGGACGTGTGCGTGCTCTGCGGCGGCACCGATGGCACGGATGGTCCAACGGACGCGGCAGGCGCGCTGGCGGACGGCGAAACGATCGCGCGCGCGCAGGCACACGGACTCGACGCGCGCGATTTTCTCGCGCGCAATGATGCGTACCATTTTTTCAAGCCGCTCGACGATCTGCTCATCACGGGTCCCACAAATACGAATCTCAACGACGTGATCATCGTGTTGATGCGATAA
- a CDS encoding glycosyltransferase family 4 protein encodes MPYRILMIAPTSFFLDYGCHVRILEEARILQTMGHRVKIVTYPLGRNLPDLDIERALRIPFRSRHETGPSRSKLIIDFLLAFKSLTAARRFKPHVIHAHLHEGALIGGVLSRLLRVPLVFDFQGSLTSEMVDHRFIAPRGALFSHARAVEWWIDRLPHHILTSSTNAANVLTNDFTVLPDKVTVLSDCVNAETFLPVNNATSALAVDELRARLNIPRERKTIVYIGLLAPYRGTDVLLESARQLLERGVNAHFVIAGFPNVEYYQARARELEIAERVSFVGRVPYEDVPLWLSLGDVVVEPKMSATEAAGKVLNYMAMGLPVVAFDIPVMREYLGDLGVYAPLGDATAFANQIQALLDDPPRARDLGCALRARVIEKFSWERAGKEIEKVYDALTASARGGKMESR; translated from the coding sequence ATGCCATATCGCATTTTGATGATCGCGCCCACGTCGTTCTTTCTTGACTATGGTTGCCACGTTCGCATCCTCGAAGAAGCGCGCATTCTGCAAACGATGGGACACCGCGTCAAGATCGTGACCTATCCGCTTGGTCGCAATCTGCCCGACCTCGACATCGAACGCGCGCTGCGAATTCCATTTCGCTCGCGCCACGAAACCGGTCCTTCGCGTTCGAAATTGATTATTGATTTTCTCCTCGCGTTCAAATCGTTGACCGCCGCGCGCCGATTCAAACCACACGTCATTCACGCCCATCTGCACGAAGGCGCGTTGATCGGCGGTGTGTTGAGTCGTCTGTTGCGCGTGCCGCTCGTGTTCGATTTCCAGGGCAGTCTCACGAGTGAGATGGTGGATCACCGATTCATTGCGCCGCGCGGTGCGCTGTTCTCGCACGCGCGCGCGGTCGAGTGGTGGATTGATCGCCTGCCGCACCACATCCTCACCAGTTCCACGAACGCGGCGAACGTGTTGACGAACGATTTTACCGTGTTGCCCGACAAGGTCACGGTGTTGTCCGATTGTGTGAACGCGGAGACATTTTTGCCGGTGAACAATGCGACGAGCGCGCTCGCGGTGGATGAACTGCGGGCGCGGTTGAACATCCCGCGCGAACGCAAGACGATTGTTTACATCGGCTTGCTCGCCCCCTATCGCGGCACGGACGTGTTGCTCGAATCGGCGCGGCAATTGCTTGAACGCGGCGTGAACGCGCATTTTGTCATTGCCGGATTCCCGAACGTCGAGTACTATCAAGCGCGTGCGCGCGAACTAGAGATCGCGGAACGCGTGTCGTTCGTCGGGCGCGTGCCGTACGAGGACGTGCCGCTGTGGTTGTCGCTCGGTGATGTCGTCGTCGAGCCGAAGATGAGCGCGACCGAAGCGGCGGGCAAGGTATTGAACTATATGGCGATGGGTTTGCCGGTCGTCGCGTTCGACATCCCGGTGATGCGCGAATACCTGGGCGACCTGGGTGTGTACGCGCCGCTCGGCGACGCGACCGCGTTCGCGAATCAGATTCAAGCGTTGCTCGACGATCCCCCGCGCGCGCGCGACCTGGGTTGCGCGTTGCGCGCGCGCGTGATCGAAAAATTTTCGTGGGAACGCGCGGGGAAAGAAATCGAAAAGGTGTACGATGCGTTGACCGCGTCAGCGCGCGGTGGTAAAATGGAGTCGAGGTGA